A stretch of the Bacteroidota bacterium genome encodes the following:
- the rpoB gene encoding DNA-directed RNA polymerase subunit beta, with product MSLKNSERISFASTKNLPNYPDFLEVQLKSFVDFFQMDTTPENRRNEGLYKVFTDNFPITDTRNNFVLEFLDYFVDPPRYSIDECLERGLTYSVPLKAKLKLYCTDPEHEDFDTVIQDVYLGTVPYMTKRGTFLINGAERVVVSQLHRSPGVFFGQSVHANGTKLYSARIIPFKGSWIEFATDINNVMYAYIDRKKKLPVTTLLRAIGFETDKNILEIFNLADEFKVSKTGLKKIVGRKLAARVLRTWVEDFVDEDTGEVVSIERNEVVVDRETVIEPEHIDAIVDSGAASILLHKENQSSSDYEIIYNTLQKDPCNSEKEAVMHIYRLIRNAEPPDEATARDVIDKLFFSDKRYDLGDVGRYRINKKLGLSTSMDTKVLTKEDIIEIIKYLIELINSKADVDDIDHLSNRRVRTVGEQMSNQFGVGLARMARTIRERMNVRDNEVFTPIDLINSKTLSSVINSFFGTNQLSQFMDQTNPLAELTHKRRLSALGPGGLSRERAGFEVRDVHYTHYGRLCPIETPEGPNIGLISSLCVFAKINVLGFIETPYRKVDNGKVDLENNHIVYLTAEEEEEKVIAQANSPLHDDGAFINTKVKSRYESDFPFAEATKVDLMDVAPNQIASIAASLIPFLEHDDANRALMGSNMMRQAVPLLNPEAPIVGTGIEGILTKDSRLMVAAEGEGIIEFVDSNEIVVRYARTEDERFVSFDDDIRHYHLPKYRKTNQSTCINLRPIVRKGEKVIEGQIMTEGYATDKGEFALGRNLKVAFMPWKGYNFEDAIVISERIVREDIFTSVHIDEYQLEVRDTKRGLEELTSDIPNVSEDATKNLDENGLIRVGAYVRPGDILIGKITPKGESDPSPEEKLLRAIFGDKAGDVKDASLKASPSLEGIVIDKKLFSRSMKDKKGKTSEKMMLDKIEEEFNGSIEELKNKLIDKLFILVNGKTSQGVKDYYNADVVAKGVKFTQKLLQEIDYSSVNPNKWTTDKAKNDTIKQLVYNYNLKFKEIDAIYKRKKYNITVGDDLPTGIIKLAKVYIAKKRKLKVGDKMAGRHGNKGIVSKIVPDEDMPFLEDGTPVDIVLNPLGVPSRMNLGQIYETVLGWAGRVLGVNFATPIFDGASLDQISEFTDKAGLPRFGKSYLYDGGTGERFDQPATVGVIYMLKLGHMVDDKMHARSIGPYSLITQQPLGGKAQFGGQRFGEMEVWALEAFGASHILQEILTVKSDDVMGRAKAYESIVKGEPMPIPGIPESFNVLLHELRGLGLSINLE from the coding sequence ATGTCTTTAAAAAATTCTGAAAGAATAAGTTTTGCTTCTACCAAAAATCTACCTAACTATCCAGATTTTTTGGAAGTGCAATTAAAGTCTTTCGTTGACTTTTTTCAGATGGATACTACACCTGAAAATAGGCGGAATGAAGGCTTGTACAAAGTATTTACTGATAATTTTCCCATCACAGATACCCGCAATAATTTTGTGCTGGAATTCCTCGATTATTTTGTCGACCCACCTCGTTATTCCATCGACGAATGTCTTGAAAGAGGACTGACTTACAGTGTACCGCTTAAAGCAAAGCTGAAACTTTATTGTACTGATCCTGAACATGAAGATTTTGACACCGTGATACAGGATGTTTATTTGGGTACCGTCCCATATATGACCAAACGGGGTACTTTCCTGATTAATGGTGCTGAACGTGTTGTGGTTTCTCAACTTCATCGTTCTCCGGGGGTTTTCTTCGGACAAAGTGTTCATGCTAACGGTACAAAATTATATTCTGCCCGTATCATTCCTTTTAAGGGTTCCTGGATAGAATTTGCTACCGATATCAACAATGTGATGTATGCATACATCGACCGTAAGAAAAAACTTCCGGTGACTACTTTGTTGCGCGCTATCGGTTTCGAAACAGATAAAAATATCCTGGAAATTTTTAACCTGGCCGATGAATTTAAAGTTTCAAAAACCGGTTTAAAGAAAATTGTTGGCCGTAAGTTAGCCGCCCGTGTACTTAGAACATGGGTAGAAGATTTTGTCGATGAAGATACCGGCGAAGTTGTTTCTATCGAACGTAATGAAGTAGTTGTCGATCGTGAAACGGTTATCGAACCTGAACATATTGATGCTATTGTTGATTCGGGTGCAGCTTCTATTTTGCTTCATAAAGAAAATCAAAGTTCATCAGATTACGAAATTATATATAACACATTACAGAAAGATCCTTGTAACTCAGAGAAGGAAGCTGTAATGCATATTTACAGGTTGATTCGTAATGCTGAACCACCTGACGAGGCGACTGCCCGTGATGTAATTGATAAATTGTTCTTCTCCGACAAACGTTACGATTTGGGTGATGTGGGCCGGTATAGAATTAATAAGAAGCTGGGACTTAGTACTTCAATGGATACCAAAGTCCTGACTAAGGAAGATATTATTGAAATTATCAAATATCTGATTGAACTGATCAACTCCAAAGCAGATGTTGATGATATCGACCATCTGAGTAACCGTAGGGTTAGAACTGTTGGAGAACAAATGAGTAATCAGTTTGGTGTAGGATTGGCCCGTATGGCCAGAACCATTCGTGAACGTATGAACGTACGCGATAATGAAGTATTTACACCAATTGACCTGATTAATTCTAAAACTTTATCGTCGGTTATTAATTCTTTTTTTGGGACCAACCAGCTTTCTCAATTTATGGATCAAACCAATCCTTTGGCTGAGTTAACCCATAAACGGCGTTTATCAGCTTTAGGGCCTGGCGGTTTGTCCCGTGAAAGAGCAGGTTTTGAAGTTCGAGACGTTCACTATACTCATTATGGCCGTTTGTGTCCTATTGAAACACCTGAAGGGCCTAATATCGGTCTTATATCTTCTTTGTGCGTATTTGCAAAAATCAATGTTTTAGGGTTTATTGAAACTCCTTATCGTAAGGTTGATAATGGCAAGGTTGACCTGGAAAACAACCATATTGTTTATTTGACTGCCGAAGAAGAAGAAGAGAAAGTTATAGCTCAGGCTAATTCTCCTTTGCATGATGATGGCGCCTTTATTAATACTAAGGTTAAATCTCGTTACGAAAGTGATTTCCCATTTGCTGAAGCCACAAAGGTAGATTTAATGGATGTTGCACCTAACCAGATTGCTTCTATTGCAGCATCATTAATTCCATTCCTTGAACACGACGATGCCAACCGTGCTTTGATGGGATCAAACATGATGCGTCAGGCGGTTCCATTGCTCAATCCAGAAGCTCCAATTGTTGGTACTGGTATTGAAGGAATTCTTACAAAGGATTCAAGGCTTATGGTTGCTGCCGAGGGTGAAGGGATTATTGAATTTGTCGATTCTAATGAAATTGTTGTCCGTTATGCACGTACGGAAGACGAACGTTTTGTCAGTTTCGACGATGATATCAGACATTATCATTTACCCAAGTATAGAAAAACCAATCAGAGTACCTGTATCAACCTTCGTCCTATTGTAAGAAAAGGTGAAAAAGTAATTGAAGGTCAGATTATGACTGAAGGTTATGCTACAGATAAAGGGGAATTTGCCTTAGGCCGTAACCTGAAAGTTGCATTTATGCCTTGGAAAGGGTATAACTTCGAGGATGCTATCGTGATATCCGAAAGAATTGTCCGTGAAGATATCTTCACTTCAGTTCATATTGACGAGTATCAACTTGAAGTTAGGGATACGAAGAGAGGTTTGGAAGAACTTACTTCTGATATTCCTAATGTCAGCGAAGATGCCACCAAAAATCTGGATGAAAACGGTTTGATCCGCGTTGGTGCTTATGTCAGGCCGGGTGATATCCTGATTGGCAAGATTACTCCTAAAGGTGAATCAGATCCTTCTCCTGAAGAGAAATTGCTGAGGGCTATTTTTGGTGATAAAGCGGGTGACGTTAAAGATGCCTCATTAAAAGCATCTCCATCCCTGGAAGGCATTGTTATTGACAAGAAACTTTTCTCCCGTTCCATGAAGGACAAGAAAGGAAAGACTTCTGAAAAAATGATGCTGGATAAGATTGAAGAGGAATTTAACGGCAGTATTGAAGAGCTAAAGAATAAGTTAATCGACAAGCTGTTTATCCTGGTCAATGGAAAAACTTCACAGGGCGTTAAGGATTATTATAACGCTGATGTAGTGGCCAAAGGGGTTAAGTTTACCCAGAAACTTTTACAGGAAATTGACTATTCTTCAGTAAATCCGAACAAATGGACTACAGATAAGGCCAAGAACGATACCATTAAACAACTGGTATACAATTACAATCTGAAGTTCAAAGAGATTGATGCAATTTATAAACGTAAGAAATATAATATTACAGTTGGTGATGATCTTCCTACAGGAATTATCAAACTGGCTAAGGTTTATATTGCTAAAAAACGTAAGCTGAAAGTTGGTGATAAGATGGCCGGTCGACATGGAAATAAAGGTATTGTTTCTAAGATTGTACCTGATGAAGATATGCCTTTCCTCGAAGACGGAACTCCTGTGGATATTGTTTTGAACCCCTTGGGTGTGCCTTCCCGTATGAACTTGGGACAGATTTATGAAACTGTTTTGGGTTGGGCAGGTAGAGTGCTTGGCGTTAACTTTGCAACTCCTATTTTTGACGGTGCTTCCCTTGATCAGATTTCTGAATTTACCGATAAGGCCGGATTACCACGTTTCGGTAAATCATACCTCTATGATGGTGGAACCGGTGAACGTTTCGATCAGCCTGCCACTGTCGGGGTGATTTATATGTTGAAACTGGGACACATGGTTGATGATAAGATGCATGCCCGTTCTATTGGACCATATTCGCTTATTACGCAACAGCCTCTTGGCGGTAAAGCTCAGTTTGGTGGTCAGCGTTTTGGTGAAATGGAAGTTTGGGCACTTGAAGCTTTCGGAGCATCTCATATTTTACAGGAAATACTTACTGTTAAGAGTGATGATGTGATGGGCAGGGCTAAGGCTTATGAAAGTATTGTTAAAGGTGAGCCAATGCCAATTCCCGGAATTCCGGAGTCTTTCAATGTGCTGCTGCATGAACTCCGCGGATTGGGGTTAAGCATTAACCTCGAGTAA
- the rplL gene encoding 50S ribosomal protein L7/L12 produces the protein MADLKAIAEQLVNLTVKDVNELAAILKDEYGIEPAAAAVVAAGPAAGAAEVAEEKTSFDVILKAAGASKLQVVKLVKELTGLGLKEAKELVDGAPKPVKEGITKEEADSLIAKLKEAGAEVELK, from the coding sequence ATGGCAGATTTAAAAGCAATTGCAGAACAGTTGGTAAACTTGACTGTAAAAGATGTTAATGAATTAGCAGCAATTCTGAAAGATGAATATGGAATCGAACCAGCCGCTGCTGCTGTTGTAGCTGCAGGTCCAGCTGCCGGTGCCGCTGAAGTTGCTGAAGAAAAAACTTCTTTTGACGTTATTCTCAAAGCAGCTGGTGCCAGCAAATTACAAGTAGTTAAATTGGTTAAAGAATTAACTGGTCTTGGATTAAAAGAAGCTAAGGAATTAGTAGACGGTGCACCTAAGCCTGTTAAAGAAGGAATTACTAAAGAAGAAGCTGATTCGTTAATCGCTAAATTGAAAGAAGCTGGAGCAGAAGTTGAACTTAAGTAA
- the rplJ gene encoding 50S ribosomal protein L10, with product MKIEEKNKIIDHLTQEFANSKHFYLTDIETLNAADTSALRRKCFEKQIKLEMVKNNLLKKALEKSGDKYTELFGLLKNSTSVMFCDEASTPAKLIKEFRKNHEKPIIKGAYVEESIYVGDQLDVLASMKSKEELIGDIIALLQSPMKNVVSSLQSGKNIIAGVVKTLSERE from the coding sequence ATGAAAATCGAAGAGAAAAATAAGATAATTGACCATCTAACCCAGGAATTTGCCAATTCAAAACATTTTTATCTGACAGATATTGAAACTTTAAATGCTGCAGATACATCTGCTTTACGTAGGAAATGTTTCGAAAAGCAGATTAAGTTAGAGATGGTAAAAAACAATTTGCTGAAGAAAGCTTTGGAAAAGTCTGGTGATAAGTATACTGAACTTTTCGGTTTATTGAAGAATTCTACTTCAGTAATGTTCTGCGATGAAGCGAGTACACCTGCAAAATTAATTAAGGAATTCCGTAAAAATCACGAAAAACCTATAATTAAAGGTGCTTATGTTGAAGAATCCATTTATGTGGGCGATCAACTGGATGTACTGGCAAGCATGAAATCTAAAGAAGAACTTATCGGCGATATTATTGCTTTGTTGCAATCGCCTATGAAGAATGTGGTTTCTTCTTTACAGTCCGGAAAGAATATCATTGCAGGTGTTGTAAAAACCCTTTCCGAGAGAGAATAA
- the rplA gene encoding 50S ribosomal protein L1, giving the protein MTRLTKNRKLALSKIEAGRQYKLSEATRLLKDITTTKFDASVDVDVRLGVDPKKSNQMVRGVVTLPHGTGKVIRVLVLCTPDKEAEAKEAGADYVGLEEYIDKIKGGWTDVDIIITMPSVMGKVGQLGRILGPRGLMPNPKSGTVTMEIGKAVKEVKQGKIEFKVDKAGIIHNSIGKVSFEPGKIVDNVKEFIANVIKMKPITSKGTYVKSIYLSTTMSPGLHVDSKSISTEE; this is encoded by the coding sequence ATGACAAGACTTACAAAAAATAGAAAGTTAGCGTTAAGCAAGATTGAAGCCGGCCGTCAATATAAATTGAGCGAGGCTACACGTTTGCTTAAAGATATTACCACTACCAAATTTGATGCTTCCGTCGATGTTGACGTTCGTTTAGGTGTAGATCCTAAGAAATCCAATCAAATGGTACGTGGTGTGGTTACTTTGCCTCATGGAACTGGAAAAGTAATCCGCGTTTTGGTTTTATGTACACCTGATAAAGAAGCTGAGGCCAAAGAAGCCGGAGCTGACTATGTAGGATTGGAAGAATACATAGACAAAATTAAAGGTGGTTGGACTGATGTGGATATTATTATTACTATGCCATCAGTAATGGGAAAAGTAGGTCAATTAGGTAGAATTTTAGGTCCTAGAGGCTTGATGCCAAACCCCAAAAGTGGTACTGTTACCATGGAAATTGGAAAAGCTGTTAAGGAGGTAAAGCAAGGTAAAATCGAATTTAAAGTTGATAAGGCCGGAATTATTCATAATTCTATTGGGAAAGTTTCTTTTGAACCAGGGAAAATTGTGGATAATGTAAAGGAATTCATCGCTAATGTGATTAAGATGAAACCTATTACCTCTAAAGGTACTTACGTTAAAAGTATTTATCTTTCCACTACCATGAGTCCAGGTTTACATGTTGATTCTAAATCAATTTCAACCGAAGAATAG
- the rplK gene encoding 50S ribosomal protein L11, which translates to MAKEVTGIIKLQIRGGAANPSPPVGPALGSKGVNIMDFCKKFNAKTQDKAGKVIPVIITVYKDKSFDFITKASPVAVQLLEVAKVKSGSAEPNRIKVANISWDQVKEIAEDKMPDLNAFTVESAMRLVAGTARSMGITIKGNPPF; encoded by the coding sequence ATGGCAAAAGAAGTTACAGGAATCATTAAATTGCAAATTCGGGGTGGTGCAGCAAATCCATCTCCTCCAGTAGGTCCTGCTTTGGGTTCCAAAGGAGTAAACATCATGGATTTTTGCAAGAAGTTTAATGCAAAAACTCAGGATAAAGCAGGAAAAGTTATACCTGTAATTATAACTGTATACAAGGATAAATCTTTTGATTTTATTACTAAGGCTTCTCCTGTTGCAGTTCAATTGCTCGAGGTTGCAAAGGTGAAATCAGGTTCAGCTGAGCCTAACCGTATTAAGGTTGCCAACATTTCTTGGGATCAGGTTAAGGAAATCGCTGAGGATAAAATGCCGGATTTGAATGCCTTTACTGTTGAATCGGCTATGAGGTTGGTTGCTGGTACAGCTCGAAGCATGGGTATAACAATTAAGGGCAATCCTCCTTTTTAA
- the nusG gene encoding transcription termination/antitermination protein NusG: MGEVEKKWYVLKAISGKEKKVKEYIENEVSRLNLQDYVSQVLIPTEKVYQVRGGKKISKERNFYPGYILVEAALVGEVPHVLRNIPNVMGFLGNRGDVPIPLRTSEINRILGKVDELAAEDEELTTPFCVGESVKVIDGPFNSFTGIIEEVNDEKKKLKVMVKIFGRKTPLELSFMQVEKE, from the coding sequence ATGGGTGAAGTCGAAAAAAAGTGGTATGTTCTTAAAGCTATTAGTGGAAAAGAAAAAAAAGTCAAAGAATATATCGAAAATGAAGTAAGCCGACTTAATCTACAGGATTACGTTTCTCAGGTTTTGATTCCCACCGAAAAAGTTTATCAAGTGAGGGGGGGAAAAAAGATTAGTAAAGAGAGAAATTTCTATCCCGGTTATATTTTAGTAGAAGCTGCATTAGTTGGGGAGGTACCTCATGTTTTGCGTAATATTCCTAATGTGATGGGCTTTTTGGGTAATAGGGGTGATGTTCCTATTCCCTTGCGTACTTCTGAAATTAACCGAATTTTAGGGAAAGTTGATGAACTGGCTGCTGAAGATGAAGAGTTAACTACTCCATTTTGTGTCGGTGAATCAGTGAAAGTGATCGATGGTCCGTTCAATAGTTTTACCGGTATCATTGAAGAAGTTAATGATGAAAAAAAGAAGTTGAAGGTCATGGTGAAGATTTTCGGAAGAAAAACTCCCTTAGAACTTAGCTTCATGCAAGTAGAAAAAGAATAA
- the secE gene encoding preprotein translocase subunit SecE, whose amino-acid sequence MKIKLYIQEAFNELFHKVSWPTWSELQNSGIVVMIASLIIAVIVFVMDFSFQNLIQLIFSMFF is encoded by the coding sequence ATGAAAATTAAACTCTATATTCAAGAAGCTTTTAACGAATTATTTCATAAAGTTTCATGGCCAACTTGGTCAGAATTACAAAATAGCGGTATTGTAGTTATGATTGCTTCCTTAATAATTGCAGTAATCGTTTTTGTAATGGATTTTAGCTTCCAAAATCTGATACAATTAATCTTTAGTATGTTTTTTTAA
- the tuf gene encoding elongation factor Tu, protein MAKEKFDRSKPHVNIGTIGHVDHGKTTLTAAITMVLAKRGLSEIKTFDQIDNAPEEKERGITINTAHVEYQTEKRHYAHVDCPGHADYVKNMVTGAAQMDGAILVVAATDGPMPQTREHILLARQVGVPKIVVFMNKVDQVDDPELLDLVEMEVRELLTFYGYDGANAPIVRGSALGALNGEPKWEEKVVELMNFVDDYIPIPPRENEKPFLMPVEDIFSITGRGTVATGRIETGVVKTGDEMEIVGLGPSKKTVVTGVEMFRKILDDGEAGDNVGLLLRGIDKKEIKRGMVIAKPGSITPHTKFKAEVYVLKKEEGGRHTPFHNEYRPQFYLRTLDVTGEIKLPDGVEMVMPGDNVTITVTLIYPVAINKNLRFAIREGGRTVGAGQVTEIVE, encoded by the coding sequence ATGGAAAGACAACTCTTACTGCTGCAATCACTATGGTGTTGGCAAAGAGAGGTTTATCTGAAATAAAGACATTCGACCAGATTGATAATGCACCTGAAGAAAAGGAAAGAGGTATTACTATTAATACCGCACACGTTGAGTATCAGACTGAAAAACGTCACTATGCTCACGTTGATTGCCCGGGTCATGCTGATTATGTAAAGAATATGGTTACTGGTGCTGCCCAGATGGACGGTGCTATTTTGGTTGTTGCCGCTACGGATGGTCCTATGCCCCAAACCAGAGAACATATTCTTTTGGCTCGTCAGGTTGGTGTTCCCAAGATCGTTGTATTCATGAATAAAGTTGATCAGGTTGATGATCCCGAATTGCTCGACTTGGTTGAAATGGAAGTTCGTGAATTATTGACTTTCTATGGTTATGATGGTGCAAATGCTCCTATCGTTCGTGGTTCTGCTTTAGGTGCCCTGAATGGTGAACCTAAATGGGAAGAAAAGGTTGTGGAATTGATGAACTTTGTTGATGATTATATTCCGATACCTCCCCGTGAGAATGAAAAACCTTTCCTGATGCCAGTTGAGGATATCTTCTCAATTACAGGCCGTGGAACAGTTGCTACAGGACGTATTGAAACGGGTGTTGTTAAGACCGGTGATGAAATGGAAATCGTTGGCTTAGGCCCCAGCAAGAAGACTGTTGTAACTGGTGTGGAAATGTTCCGTAAGATCCTTGATGACGGTGAAGCTGGTGACAATGTAGGTTTATTACTTAGAGGTATTGATAAGAAAGAAATAAAAAGAGGTATGGTTATTGCCAAACCTGGTTCTATCACTCCTCACACTAAATTCAAAGCTGAAGTTTACGTGTTGAAGAAAGAAGAAGGTGGCCGTCATACTCCTTTCCACAATGAATATCGTCCTCAGTTCTATTTAAGAACTCTTGATGTTACAGGTGAAATAAAATTACCTGATGGAGTAGAAATGGTAATGCCTGGCGATAATGTTACCATCACTGTAACTTTGATTTATCCTGTTGCTATCAACAAGAATTTGCGTTTCGCTATTCGTGAAGGTGGCAGAACAGTAGGTGCTGGTCAGGTAACCGAAATAGTAGAATAA